A window of the Listeria swaminathanii genome harbors these coding sequences:
- a CDS encoding LM6179_1298 family efflux MFS transporter encodes MEQTKVKAVTIAVFVATFMAAIEGTIVSTAMPTIVSQLDGIELMNWIFSVYLLTSAVTVPIYGKLSDLYGRKNIFVIATIIFIIGSSLCGFAQNMEQLIIFRAIQGIGAGGILPSTMTIIADVYPFEKRAKVLGFMGSAWGIAGVFGPLVGGFLVDQLSWHWIFFINVPIGLLTILLILLYLREKVEHVKLPIDYLGASLFTVALLGLLFALQRAGESLNWTEPLVVILFAVSIILFVAFYFVEKRAKDPIMPFVLFKNPVVLIGNLIGFLISAFLIGINVYIPMWAQGMLGHGATIAGFMLAPLSVTWIVGSFIGGRLLMTLGNRHTVGIGVLITAASGLILALFPASTNDIFFYLNSAFMGFGFGIIFTTTTVTVQDAVPRFQTGIATASNTLFRTVGQTIGVAVFGTIFNSILTSEFRAAAGSEVNRSNLNQLISPQTSGNVSADLVEPLRDILYSGLHMVFWVMFACCIVSYLIHFILPKKHISGEN; translated from the coding sequence TTGGAACAAACAAAAGTAAAGGCCGTTACCATCGCCGTATTTGTCGCAACATTTATGGCAGCTATTGAGGGTACCATCGTGAGTACTGCGATGCCAACGATTGTAAGTCAGTTGGACGGTATAGAGTTAATGAACTGGATTTTTTCTGTTTATTTACTAACATCAGCAGTAACAGTTCCGATTTACGGGAAACTGTCTGATTTGTATGGACGAAAAAATATCTTTGTAATTGCGACAATTATTTTTATCATTGGTTCATCGCTTTGTGGATTCGCACAAAATATGGAACAATTAATTATTTTTCGCGCGATTCAAGGTATTGGAGCAGGTGGGATTTTACCATCTACTATGACAATCATTGCAGACGTGTACCCATTTGAAAAACGTGCCAAAGTACTTGGCTTTATGGGTTCTGCTTGGGGTATCGCTGGCGTATTTGGACCACTTGTTGGTGGATTTTTAGTAGACCAACTTTCATGGCATTGGATTTTCTTTATCAATGTGCCTATTGGTCTTTTAACCATCTTGCTAATTTTGCTTTACTTACGCGAAAAAGTGGAACATGTAAAATTACCAATTGACTATCTCGGTGCCTCGCTCTTTACAGTGGCACTGCTTGGTTTATTATTTGCATTACAGCGAGCCGGTGAATCGCTCAACTGGACAGAACCGCTCGTCGTTATTCTTTTTGCCGTTTCGATTATATTATTTGTTGCTTTTTATTTTGTCGAAAAACGTGCAAAAGATCCGATTATGCCATTTGTATTATTTAAAAATCCCGTTGTTTTAATTGGGAACTTAATTGGCTTCTTGATTAGTGCCTTTTTAATTGGAATCAACGTTTATATTCCAATGTGGGCGCAAGGGATGCTTGGTCACGGAGCTACGATTGCCGGCTTCATGCTTGCACCGCTTTCAGTAACATGGATTGTTGGTTCATTTATTGGTGGAAGGCTTTTAATGACACTTGGAAATCGTCACACAGTCGGTATCGGCGTGTTGATTACAGCTGCAAGTGGACTAATTTTAGCTTTATTCCCCGCTTCCACAAATGACATCTTCTTCTATTTAAATAGTGCATTTATGGGATTTGGCTTTGGAATTATTTTTACTACTACTACGGTAACCGTTCAAGATGCTGTGCCACGATTCCAAACTGGGATTGCTACTGCATCTAACACGCTTTTCAGAACAGTTGGTCAAACAATTGGTGTCGCTGTATTTGGAACTATTTTCAACTCAATTCTTACTAGTGAGTTCCGTGCAGCTGCTGGCAGCGAAGTAAATCGTAGTAATTTAAACCAGCTAATTAGCCCGCAAACTTCTGGCAATGTGAGCGCAGACCTTGTTGAACCGCTTCGAGATATTTTATATAGCGGACTTCATATGGTTTTCTGGGTAATGTTCGCTTGCTGTATCGTTAGTTATTTAATCCATTTTATCTTACCGAAAAAACATATTTCCGGTGAAAATTAA
- the lieB gene encoding multidrug efflux ABC transporter permease LieB (ABC transporter involved in aurantimycin A resistance) — MKTIRDTSILFGRSMRHILRSPDTIITVAIIPIMIMLMFVYVLGGAIQTGTDNYVDYLLPGIILMAIASGIAYTAVRLFTDVQKGLFQRFHSMPISRSSVLWGHVLTSLVSNAISIVLIILVALLIGFRSSAGILEWLAVAGILLLFTLALTWVAVIPGLTAKSVDGASAFSYPLIFLPFISSAFVPTDTMPTAVRVFAENQPVTSIVNTIRALLYSEPIGNEIWIALAWCVGITVVAYIFAVTIYKKMV, encoded by the coding sequence ATGAAGACAATTCGTGATACAAGTATATTATTTGGTCGGTCTATGCGTCACATTTTGCGTAGTCCAGATACGATTATTACCGTGGCAATTATTCCAATTATGATTATGTTAATGTTTGTGTATGTGCTTGGTGGGGCAATTCAAACGGGAACGGATAACTATGTGGATTATTTACTACCGGGTATTATTTTAATGGCGATAGCAAGTGGGATTGCTTATACGGCAGTACGATTATTTACGGATGTGCAAAAAGGGTTATTCCAACGGTTTCATTCGATGCCGATTAGCCGCTCTTCCGTTTTATGGGGACATGTGTTGACATCGCTCGTTTCTAATGCGATTTCGATTGTACTCATTATTCTTGTTGCGCTTCTTATTGGTTTTCGTTCCTCTGCGGGGATTTTGGAATGGCTTGCTGTTGCGGGGATTTTGTTGCTATTTACTTTAGCTTTGACATGGGTCGCGGTTATTCCTGGTCTGACAGCTAAATCGGTTGATGGGGCGAGTGCCTTTTCGTATCCGCTAATATTTTTACCTTTCATTAGTTCGGCTTTTGTCCCAACGGATACAATGCCAACTGCAGTGCGCGTTTTTGCCGAAAATCAGCCAGTGACATCGATTGTTAACACGATACGCGCATTGCTTTATTCAGAGCCGATTGGAAATGAAATATGGATTGCGCTCGCTTGGTGTGTAGGGATTACCGTTGTAGCTTATATTTTTGCCGTAACGATTTATAAAAAAATGGTATAA
- a CDS encoding ABC transporter ATP-binding protein has product MIKLTNVVKTFGKVEAVKGINLEVEKGSLFAFLGENGAGKSTTLSMICTESEPTSGEIFIDDEKLTFKNRKAFRQKLGVVFQDNVLDDLLTVRENLYNRASLYGKTKVEIAERLKLVSSIMGIEDILNRRFGKLSGGQKRRAEIARAIMHDPEILLLDEPTTGLDPKTRVSVWEIIDYLREELGMTVFLTTHYLEEAKDADQLAVIHKGKIIAEGTPASIRSRFSVDKIFFYEPKLVELQTIIEELNLPYKVSKGTMRVDVIKEDIGILAILNQAAGLYSSFEVIKGNLDDAFISMIKEDSND; this is encoded by the coding sequence ATGATAAAACTGACGAATGTAGTTAAAACGTTTGGTAAAGTTGAAGCAGTCAAGGGTATTAATTTAGAAGTTGAGAAAGGATCGTTGTTTGCTTTTCTAGGCGAAAATGGTGCGGGGAAATCGACGACACTGAGCATGATTTGCACAGAAAGCGAACCAACCTCCGGAGAAATTTTTATTGATGATGAAAAGTTAACCTTTAAAAATCGGAAAGCTTTTAGGCAGAAATTAGGGGTGGTTTTTCAAGATAATGTGTTGGATGATTTATTGACGGTGCGTGAGAATTTATATAATCGCGCAAGTTTATATGGGAAAACCAAAGTGGAAATTGCTGAACGGTTAAAGCTTGTTTCGTCAATTATGGGGATTGAGGATATTTTAAATCGGCGTTTCGGGAAATTATCTGGTGGACAAAAGCGCCGGGCTGAAATTGCTAGAGCGATTATGCATGATCCGGAAATTTTACTGTTGGATGAGCCGACAACCGGACTGGATCCGAAAACGAGGGTGAGTGTCTGGGAAATTATTGATTATTTGCGAGAAGAATTAGGAATGACGGTGTTTTTGACAACGCATTATTTGGAAGAAGCGAAAGATGCGGACCAGTTGGCGGTTATTCATAAAGGGAAAATCATTGCTGAAGGTACGCCGGCTAGTATTAGAAGTCGCTTTTCTGTGGATAAAATTTTCTTTTATGAACCGAAGTTAGTGGAACTTCAAACGATTATCGAGGAACTAAATTTGCCATATAAGGTGAGCAAGGGGACGATGCGCGTCGATGTAATAAAGGAAGATATCGGAATTTTGGCTATTTTAAACCAAGCGGCGGGACTTTATAGTTCGTTTGAGGTAATTAAAGGGAATCTTGATGATGCATTTATCTCGATGATTAAGGAGGATTCCAATGATTAG
- a CDS encoding DUF3021 family protein, protein MSKKLIQFIQSMSIIFTASIITMICSYIATGQMEVVAIRDVFIMLGFSIVTTFIQQLLFNHSIKTKRAFYSRLIAFFLFIGVAILGLGWLFDWYDTIAGFMIIFGFICVTFLVMHAFFSYRDAKFSNEINQKLAEMRERETK, encoded by the coding sequence ATGAGTAAAAAGCTAATTCAATTTATTCAATCGATGTCTATTATTTTCACCGCCTCGATAATTACGATGATTTGCTCTTATATCGCAACTGGGCAAATGGAAGTGGTCGCGATTCGGGATGTGTTTATCATGTTAGGTTTTAGTATCGTGACAACTTTTATTCAGCAATTACTTTTTAATCATTCGATAAAGACGAAACGAGCTTTTTACAGCCGCCTGATTGCGTTCTTCCTTTTTATTGGTGTGGCGATTTTAGGGCTGGGATGGTTGTTTGATTGGTATGATACAATTGCTGGATTTATGATTATTTTTGGCTTTATTTGTGTGACGTTCCTGGTCATGCACGCTTTTTTCAGTTACCGCGATGCGAAATTCAGTAATGAAATTAATCAAAAACTAGCAGAAATGCGAGAAAGGGAGACAAAATGA
- a CDS encoding branched-chain amino acid aminotransferase has translation MSKDIDWSNLGFSYIKTDKRYISYWKDGEWDEGALTEDNTLHISEGSTALHYGQQCFEGLKAYRCKDGSINLFRPDRNAARIQKSCERLLMPHIPTEKFIDAVMQVVRANEEFVPPYGTGATLYLRPFVIGVGDNIGVHAAPEYIFSVFCSPVGPYFKGGMAPTNFIVSDFDRAAPNGTGAAKVGGNYAASLLPGQAAKDRNFGDCIYLDPATHTKIEEVGSANFFGITNDDKFITPYSPSILPSITKYSLLYLAEHRLGLEAVEGDVYIDKLDEFKEAGACGTAAVITPIGGIQTKDEFHVFHSETEVGPVTKRLFDELCGIQFGDIEAPEGWIYKVK, from the coding sequence ATGAGTAAAGATATTGACTGGAGCAATTTAGGATTTAGCTATATTAAAACGGACAAGCGTTACATTTCTTATTGGAAAGACGGAGAATGGGACGAAGGTGCGCTAACAGAAGACAATACGCTACACATTAGCGAAGGTTCGACGGCACTTCACTACGGACAACAATGTTTTGAAGGTTTGAAAGCATATCGTTGTAAGGACGGTTCGATTAATCTTTTCCGCCCAGATCGTAATGCTGCGCGCATTCAAAAAAGTTGTGAGCGTTTATTAATGCCGCACATCCCTACAGAAAAATTTATTGATGCAGTGATGCAAGTTGTTCGTGCGAATGAAGAATTTGTGCCGCCATATGGTACTGGTGCAACTCTTTATTTACGTCCGTTTGTTATTGGTGTAGGTGATAATATTGGTGTTCATGCAGCGCCAGAGTATATTTTCTCTGTTTTCTGTTCACCAGTTGGACCATATTTCAAAGGTGGAATGGCGCCAACAAACTTTATCGTATCTGATTTTGACCGTGCGGCTCCAAATGGTACTGGTGCAGCAAAAGTAGGCGGAAACTATGCCGCAAGTTTATTACCAGGTCAAGCTGCAAAAGATCGTAATTTTGGTGATTGTATTTATTTAGATCCAGCTACGCATACAAAAATTGAAGAAGTTGGTTCTGCTAATTTCTTTGGTATTACAAATGATGATAAATTTATCACACCGTATTCTCCTTCTATTTTGCCAAGTATCACGAAGTATTCATTACTTTATTTGGCAGAGCATCGTCTAGGCTTAGAAGCAGTGGAAGGCGATGTGTATATCGATAAGCTAGATGAGTTTAAAGAAGCTGGAGCATGTGGAACAGCAGCGGTTATTACTCCAATTGGCGGAATTCAAACGAAAGATGAGTTCCATGTATTCCATAGCGAAACAGAAGTAGGACCAGTAACAAAACGTTTATTCGATGAACTTTGTGGCATTCAATTTGGAGATATAGAAGCTCCAGAAGGCTGGATTTATAAAGTGAAATAA
- a CDS encoding LytTR family DNA-binding domain-containing protein encodes MKFHVKQNTDLAIGEVDIYCHPNDLEAVTNMVAELEEATEKISVKKDGATYLLEPKAILYFEAVENKIFVYTEEDVYEIHWKLYELEEKFKDSSFFRCSKSMILNIEAIEKITPSFNGKFEANLFNREKVIISRQYAKVLKQKLNMGGKRK; translated from the coding sequence ATGAAATTCCATGTGAAGCAAAATACTGATTTAGCGATTGGTGAAGTGGACATATACTGCCACCCGAACGATCTGGAAGCAGTTACGAATATGGTGGCGGAGCTAGAAGAGGCGACAGAAAAGATTTCGGTCAAAAAAGATGGCGCTACCTATTTACTAGAACCAAAAGCGATTTTATATTTTGAAGCAGTAGAAAATAAAATATTTGTTTATACGGAAGAAGACGTCTATGAAATTCATTGGAAACTATATGAGTTAGAAGAAAAATTCAAAGATAGTTCGTTTTTTAGATGTTCGAAATCAATGATTTTAAATATCGAAGCGATTGAAAAAATTACACCAAGTTTTAACGGGAAATTTGAAGCTAACCTTTTTAATAGAGAAAAAGTGATTATTTCCAGACAATATGCCAAAGTCTTAAAGCAGAAATTAAACATGGGAGGGAAGCGTAAATGA
- a CDS encoding glutathione peroxidase: protein MNVHDFSEKAMNGKEISLSDYKGKVLLIVNTASKCGLTPQLEGLEEMYKKLGGANFEILGFPCNQFLRQDPGSDEEILEFCQMNYGVTFQMFSKIKVKGKDASPLYKYLTEQTGGKKVEWNFAKFLIDENGEVVERFPSKMKPEDFEDKVEALVAKVK from the coding sequence ATGAATGTCCATGATTTTTCTGAAAAAGCAATGAATGGCAAAGAAATTTCGTTAAGTGATTATAAAGGTAAAGTTTTGCTTATCGTGAATACGGCAAGCAAATGTGGCTTAACCCCTCAACTAGAAGGACTTGAAGAGATGTATAAAAAACTAGGTGGAGCTAATTTTGAAATTCTTGGCTTCCCGTGTAACCAGTTTTTACGTCAAGATCCTGGTAGTGACGAAGAAATCCTAGAATTTTGCCAAATGAATTATGGTGTGACCTTCCAAATGTTCTCTAAAATCAAAGTAAAAGGCAAAGACGCCAGCCCGTTATACAAATATTTAACTGAACAAACTGGCGGTAAAAAAGTAGAATGGAACTTTGCGAAATTCCTCATTGATGAAAATGGAGAAGTGGTCGAACGTTTCCCATCGAAAATGAAACCGGAAGATTTTGAAGACAAAGTAGAAGCACTAGTTGCCAAAGTAAAATAA
- a CDS encoding alpha/beta hydrolase, protein MTAHKMLDEKFYSKSLGEELDLIICLPPDFSPLYKYPLFIVQDGKDYFQFGKLARHSEELAVAEQIQKAIFIGIPYKTVMDRREKYHPDGKQNDAYIRFLAFELVPYLEERFPSFQMPTSRFLMGDSLGASVSLKAALLFPFTFGNVILHSPYVDDTILTLAEKADPAKVKIFHIIGDQETAVETTGNEVLDFLSPNKSLEQILTARGFDYYFHVFNGDHRWKYWQPFIKDSLQFMLPVNTFDLESMRA, encoded by the coding sequence ATGACAGCTCACAAAATGTTGGATGAGAAATTTTATAGTAAATCGCTAGGAGAGGAACTAGATTTAATTATTTGCTTACCACCTGATTTTTCGCCACTTTACAAATATCCGCTTTTTATTGTACAAGATGGAAAAGATTATTTTCAGTTTGGTAAACTTGCGCGCCACTCCGAAGAATTAGCGGTAGCCGAGCAGATTCAAAAAGCCATTTTCATTGGTATCCCTTACAAAACTGTCATGGATCGGCGCGAAAAATATCATCCCGATGGTAAACAAAACGACGCGTATATCCGGTTCTTAGCATTTGAACTTGTTCCTTATCTTGAAGAACGATTCCCTTCTTTCCAAATGCCAACGAGTAGATTCCTGATGGGTGACTCACTTGGAGCATCCGTTTCCTTAAAAGCAGCGCTACTATTTCCATTTACATTCGGCAACGTGATTCTACATTCACCATATGTGGATGACACAATCCTTACACTTGCCGAAAAAGCAGACCCTGCAAAAGTGAAAATCTTCCATATAATTGGCGACCAAGAAACCGCTGTCGAAACAACTGGAAATGAAGTGCTCGATTTCCTATCACCAAACAAATCATTAGAACAAATATTAACCGCTCGCGGATTTGATTATTATTTCCATGTATTTAACGGCGACCACCGCTGGAAGTACTGGCAGCCATTTATCAAAGATTCTTTGCAATTTATGCTTCCGGTCAATACATTTGATTTAGAAAGCATGCGCGCATAA
- a CDS encoding M42 family metallopeptidase: MTYEPNTKETMQKIKELTSIPSPTGNTGKIIEKLAKDLDASKIPYTLNNKGGLIVTLPGKDDSKHRMLTAHVDTLGAMVKEIKADGRLLLTLIGGYRFNAIEGEYCTIETSDGDLYSGTILMHQTSVHVYKDAGTAERNDKNMEVRLDVKALDADKVRALGIEVGDFVSFDPRVQIINDEYIKSRHLDDKASVAILLQLINYIHANKLELPHTTHFLISNNEEIGYGGNSNIPVETVEYLAVDMGALGDGQTSDEYTVSICAKDGSGPYHLGLRKHLVELAKKNNIDYKVDIYPFYASDASAAINAGNDIVHGLIGPGIDASHAYERTHRDSLYHTEKLVYAYLFSNILK; this comes from the coding sequence TTGACATACGAACCAAATACAAAGGAAACGATGCAAAAAATTAAAGAACTAACATCTATCCCAAGCCCAACAGGCAATACAGGGAAAATTATTGAAAAACTGGCAAAAGATTTGGATGCTTCAAAAATCCCTTATACTTTAAACAATAAAGGCGGATTGATTGTAACGCTTCCTGGGAAAGATGACTCAAAACACCGCATGTTGACTGCTCACGTGGATACGCTTGGTGCAATGGTCAAAGAAATCAAAGCAGATGGCCGCTTACTTTTAACATTAATTGGTGGATACCGTTTTAACGCAATTGAAGGCGAATATTGTACGATTGAAACTAGTGATGGAGATTTATATAGCGGAACTATTTTGATGCACCAAACTTCCGTCCATGTGTATAAAGATGCTGGAACTGCTGAGCGTAATGACAAAAATATGGAAGTTCGCTTAGATGTAAAAGCGCTTGACGCAGACAAAGTTCGTGCACTTGGAATTGAAGTAGGCGATTTCGTTTCTTTTGATCCACGTGTCCAAATTATTAATGACGAATATATCAAATCTCGCCACCTCGATGACAAAGCAAGTGTCGCGATTTTACTGCAACTAATCAATTATATTCATGCAAATAAACTTGAGCTACCGCACACTACTCATTTCTTAATTTCTAATAATGAAGAAATTGGCTATGGTGGTAATTCCAATATTCCAGTTGAAACTGTCGAGTATCTAGCTGTTGATATGGGTGCGCTTGGAGACGGACAAACATCTGATGAATACACTGTTTCGATTTGTGCAAAAGATGGAAGTGGCCCGTATCATCTTGGTTTGCGCAAACATTTAGTTGAGCTTGCTAAAAAGAATAATATTGATTATAAAGTGGATATTTATCCGTTTTATGCATCTGATGCAAGTGCCGCGATTAATGCTGGTAATGACATTGTTCACGGCTTGATTGGTCCAGGCATTGATGCTAGCCACGCATACGAGCGCACACATCGCGACTCACTTTATCACACAGAAAAATTAGTTTATGCATATTTATTTTCAAATATATTGAAATAG
- a CDS encoding ABC transporter ATP-binding protein: protein MKEVMIKATGLEKAFKKTEVLKGVDLEVKRGEIFALLGSNGAGKTTIIQILATLLKADNGNAAVSSFDVKKQPEKVREHISLTGQFAAVDGLLTGRENIVLIAKLRGEKDPAQTANDLLARFGLEKAADRRADTYSGGMTRRLDIAMSLVGSPDVIFLDEPTTGLDPEGRIEVWKTIKALSDGGTTILLTTQYLDEAEQLADRIAILHGGTIIANGTLDELKKLFPPAEVEYVEKQPSLEEIFLAIINGKEEVK from the coding sequence ATGAAAGAAGTGATGATTAAAGCCACTGGTTTGGAAAAAGCATTTAAGAAAACCGAAGTCTTGAAAGGGGTAGATTTGGAAGTAAAGCGTGGCGAAATTTTTGCCTTACTTGGTTCAAATGGGGCCGGCAAGACGACAATAATCCAAATTTTAGCAACTCTTCTGAAAGCGGATAATGGAAATGCGGCTGTCTCAAGTTTTGACGTAAAAAAACAACCTGAGAAAGTTCGTGAACATATTAGTCTTACAGGGCAATTTGCGGCAGTGGATGGGCTTTTGACAGGGCGAGAAAATATTGTATTAATTGCTAAACTGCGGGGTGAGAAGGACCCGGCGCAAACTGCGAATGACTTATTGGCGCGTTTTGGACTTGAAAAAGCAGCAGATCGACGTGCGGACACTTATTCAGGCGGGATGACGAGGAGACTGGATATTGCAATGAGTCTGGTTGGCTCTCCGGATGTGATTTTTCTTGATGAACCGACAACTGGCTTGGATCCTGAGGGACGAATTGAAGTTTGGAAAACAATTAAGGCGCTTTCTGATGGTGGCACCACTATTTTACTAACGACGCAATATTTAGATGAAGCGGAGCAACTCGCTGATCGAATCGCTATTCTCCACGGTGGAACAATTATTGCAAATGGGACATTGGATGAGCTTAAAAAACTGTTCCCGCCTGCTGAAGTAGAATATGTCGAAAAACAACCATCTTTGGAAGAAATTTTCCTTGCGATTATTAATGGGAAGGAGGAAGTGAAATGA